The following proteins are co-located in the Engraulis encrasicolus isolate BLACKSEA-1 chromosome 2, IST_EnEncr_1.0, whole genome shotgun sequence genome:
- the axin2 gene encoding axin-2: protein MSRALADPITTGFREDAPRPPVPGEEGETKCYNPCKLALMRLKDTVKSAVKVAPPGSAARRDEDGLGEPEGSASPDSPLARWTKSLLSLLGDQDGAQLFRSFLEREKCVDTLDFWFACNGFRQMDLKDTKTHRVAKAIYKRYIENHSVVAKQLKPATKTFIRDSVKRQQIDSSMFDQAQTEIQTAMEENAYQLFLSSDIYLEYVRSGCENGAHGSPDGLGSLKLVCGYLPTLNEEEEWSCSDFKAKALASMVGLSAKALRAAPSARAVEALERGYRSYRRGDAGSSYHISAGLAFAPASSANDSEISSDALTDDNISLADSLDGVCVQQLGPRKQLQREIQRSMRINGQVALPHFPKGRRAPRDMGPVEPAAFAALLTAKLERLKREQDSISSLEERLQQIQEEEERDDTEASCGASTLSPPHHPLSSLPSTSSCDEEAQAILDEHLSRVLKTPGCQSPPCPRSRSPDRHLLRHPLLPRGLSSRTAQAQGLFSPPASANGVVPSFGCYGGLSSPGGAGAGSGTGSGNHHHHHQTTTTFVSRQSTRHIHHHIHHHHGGAASPRSREQLEAEAAQRVQGLCRSAASPSGASGAGALVPRSRSLGREQQPSSSNTSSADLPLGHPGVLSQRLWKSGEEVSSESGTGDSGVQLPSDTTDRSQNVWQWIMESGRQPRHKTNGAAPAGKRWHSADPSSLSPRTPTWGGGGSSGHQHQHQRGHQPAHPFVQDPAMPPLPPPDTLAQLEEACRRLEEVSKPPKQRHSPSSTARERGPGGPVQNGPLSAVPSPGPSPLQTDESKEPKRQASCQGSPVGGGGTGAGAGTGGETVVTYFFCGEEIPYRRIMKSHSLTLAHFKEQLRKKGNYRYYFKKASDEFECGAVFEEVWEDSSVLPMYEGKVLGKVERMD, encoded by the exons ATGAGTAGGGCTCTCGCGGACCCCATCACCACCGGCTTCAGAGAAGATGCTCCTCGGCCGCCCGTCCCGGGGGAAGAGGGCGAGACGAAATGCTACAACCCTTGCAAGCTTGCCTTGATGAGACTCAAGGATACGGTTAAATCCGCTGTGAAAGTCGCCCCTCCCGGCTCCGCGGCGAGGAGGGATGAGGATGGACTCGGGGAACCGGAGGGAAGCGCCTCCCCGGACTCCCCACTCGCGCGGTGGACCAAGTCGTTGCTCTCACTTCTTGGGGACCAAGACGGAGCGCAACTTTTTCGGAGCTTTCTGGAGCGTGAGAAATGTGTGGACACGCTAGACTTTTGGTTCGCCTGCAACGGCTTCAGGCAAATGGACCTCAAGGATACCAAAACGCACCGTGTGGCTAAAGCCATTTACAAGCGCTACATCGAGAACCACAGCGTGGTCGCCAAGCAGTTGAAGCCGGCGACCAAAACCTTCATTCGGGATAGCGTCAAGAGGCAACAAATTGACTCATCGATGTTTGACCAGGCACAAACGGAGATTCAAACAGCGATGGAGGAAAACGCATACCAGCTGTTTCTATCCTCCGACATCTACCTCGAATACGTCCGGAGTGGGTGCGAGAACGGTGCTCACGGCAGCCCGGATGGACTGGGCAGCCTCAAACTTGTGTGCGGCTACCTGCCCACCCTGaacgaggaagaggagtggagttgCAGTGACTTCAAAGCCAAAGCCTTAGCTTCCATGGTGGGACTGTCGGCGAAAGCCCTTCGGGCAGCTCCCTCTGCGAGGGCAGTGGAGGCGCTGGAACGAGGATACAG GTCGTATAGGCGTGGGGATGCGGGGAGCTCCTATCACATTAGCGCGGGTCTGGCGTTCGCTCCAGCCTCCAGCGCCAACGACAGCGAGATCTCCAGCGATGCCCTGACGGACGACAACATCTCCCTGGCCGACAGCCT ggacggggtgtgtgtgcagcagctggGTCCAAGAAAGCAACTGCAGCGGGAGATCCAACGCAGCATGCGGATCAACGGCCAGGTGGCACTACCACACTTCCCT aaGGGTCGGCGTGCTCCGCGTGACATGGGCCCGGTGGAGCCCGCTGCCTTCGCCGCCCTGCTGACGGCCAAGCTGGAGAGACTCAAGAGAGAGCAGGACAGCATCAGCAGCCTGGAGGAACGACTGCAGCAGATACAGgag gaggAGGAGCGTGATGACACGGAGGCCTCGTGCGGCGCGTCCACTCTGAGCCCTCCGCACCACCCGCTGTCCTCGctgccctccacctcctcctgtgaCGAGGAGGCGCAGGCCATCCTGGACGAGCACCTATCGCGCGTGCTCAAGACGCCCGGCTGCCAGTCGCCCCCCTGCCCCCGCTCGCGCTCCCCCGACCGCCACCTCCTCCGCCACCCGCTCCTGCCCCGCGGCCTCTCCTCCAGGACCGCCCAGGCGCAGGGGCTCTTCTCCCCTCCCGCGTCTGCCAACGGCGTCGTCCCGTCGTTCGGGTGCTACGGCGGCCTGAGCTCCCCCGGAGGCGCCGGCGCCGGGTCGGGTACCGGATCCgggaaccaccaccatcaccaccagaccaccaccaccttcGTGTCGCGGCAGTCCACCCGGCAcatccaccaccacatccaccaccaccacggcggCGCCGCGTCTCCCCGCTCCAGGGAGCAGCTGGAGGCCGAGGCGGCCCAGAGGGTGCAGGGCCTGTGCAGGAGCGCCGCCTCGCCGTCAGGGGCGTCAGGGGCAGGGGCACTGGTGCCCAGGAGCAGGAGCCTGGGCCGAGAGCAGCAGCCAAGCTCCAGCAACACCAGCTCTGCCGACCTGCCACTCGG GCATCCGGGCGTGCTGTCGCAGCGGCTGTGGAAGTCCGGCGAGGAGGTGTCCTCGGAGAGCGGCACGGGGGACAGCGGCGTCCAGCTGCCCAGCGACACCACCGACCGCTCCCAGAACGTCTGGCAGTGGATCATGGAGAGCGGACGGCAGCCGCGCCACAAGACCAATGG CGCGGCCCCGGCTGGCAAGCGTTGGCACAGTGCCGACCCCTCGTCCTTGTCGCCGCGTACGCCCACCTGGggaggcggcggcagcagcgggcaccagcaccagcaccagcgtgGCCACCAGCCCGCCCACCCCTTCGTGCAGGACCCGGCCATGCCCCCCCTGCCCCCGCCAGACACCCTGGCCCAGCTGGAGGAGGCCTGCCGGCGCCTGGAGGAAGTCTCCAAGCCCCCCAAACAAAG GCACTCTCCGTCCAGCACGGCGCGGGAGAGAGGCCCCGGGGGCCCCGTCCAGAATGGGCCCCTCTCAGCGGTGCCCAGCCCCGGCCCCAGCCCCCTACAGACTGATGA gtCTAAGGAGCCTAAGCGTCAGGCTAGCTGCCAGGGCTCTCCGGTCGGTGGAGGTGGCACGGGCGCGGGCGCGGGTACAGGAGGGGAGACGGTGGTGACGTACTTCTTCTGTGGCGAGGAGATCCCCTACCGGCGCATCATGAAGAGCCACAGCCTCACGCTTGCACACTTCAAGGAACAGCTACGCAAGAAGGGCAACTACAG